The Blastocatellia bacterium genome window below encodes:
- the hmgA gene encoding homogentisate 1,2-dioxygenase, with product MSAEIELRYQSGFGNEFATEALPGALPQGRNAPQKPAYGLYAEQFSGTAFTAPRAANRRSWLYRIRPTVVHEPFKQMPDGWWRSGPFDEVAPSPNQLRWDPLPLPTEPTDFIDGMITMGGNGSPATLTGVGIHMYAANTSMRDRFFSDADGELLIVPQLGRLRLRTEMGLLEVAPGEMCVLPRGLKFSVELPDGMARGYVCENYGALFRLPELGPIGANGLANPRDFLTPVASFEDREGAFQWVTKFQGHLWVASINHSPLDVVAWHGNYAPYKYDLSRFNTINTVSFDHPDPSIFTVLTSPSDTPGTANCDFVIFPPRWMVAEDTFRPPYFHRNVMSEFMGLIFGRYDAKAEGFVPGGASLHNCMSGHGPDATTFEQATHAQLTPQYLGNTLAFMFETRYVIRPTRFAIETPCLQHDYYQCWQGLKKYFAQ from the coding sequence ATGTCAGCGGAGATCGAGCTTCGTTATCAATCCGGTTTTGGCAACGAGTTTGCCACTGAGGCGTTACCGGGCGCGTTGCCGCAAGGGCGCAATGCGCCGCAGAAGCCCGCTTACGGCCTCTATGCCGAGCAATTCAGCGGCACAGCCTTCACCGCTCCCCGCGCCGCAAATCGCCGCTCATGGCTTTATCGCATTCGCCCAACGGTTGTGCACGAGCCATTCAAGCAGATGCCCGATGGATGGTGGCGCAGCGGTCCGTTTGACGAAGTCGCGCCATCGCCCAATCAACTGCGCTGGGACCCGCTGCCGCTGCCCACCGAGCCGACTGATTTCATTGACGGCATGATAACCATGGGCGGCAATGGCAGCCCGGCGACACTGACCGGCGTGGGCATTCACATGTACGCGGCCAACACATCCATGCGCGATCGTTTCTTTTCCGATGCCGATGGCGAGCTGCTGATCGTGCCACAACTGGGGCGCTTGCGCCTGCGCACAGAGATGGGCCTGTTGGAAGTGGCGCCGGGCGAGATGTGCGTGCTGCCACGTGGGCTTAAGTTTTCTGTTGAACTGCCTGACGGGATGGCCCGCGGCTATGTTTGCGAAAACTACGGCGCGTTATTTCGGCTGCCTGAGCTGGGGCCGATCGGGGCCAACGGGCTTGCCAATCCGCGCGATTTTCTCACGCCGGTGGCTTCGTTTGAAGATCGCGAAGGCGCGTTTCAATGGGTGACGAAATTTCAAGGACATCTGTGGGTGGCTTCAATTAATCACTCGCCGCTCGATGTCGTCGCGTGGCACGGCAATTACGCGCCCTATAAGTACGATCTGTCGCGGTTCAACACGATCAACACGGTGAGCTTCGATCATCCTGATCCTTCGATCTTCACGGTGTTGACCTCGCCGTCGGACACACCGGGCACGGCCAATTGCGATTTCGTCATCTTCCCGCCACGTTGGATGGTCGCCGAGGACACATTCCGTCCACCGTACTTTCACCGTAATGTGATGAGCGAGTTTATGGGCTTGATCTTCGGTCGGTACGACGCCAAGGCTGAAGGTTTTGTGCCGGGTGGCGCAAGTTTACACAATTGCATGTCCGGTCATGGGCCTGATGCCACAACCTTCGAGCAGGCCACCCATGCTCAGTTGACCCCGCAGTATCTGGGCAATACGTTGGCCTTCATGTTCGAGACGCGATACGTCATCCGACCGACACGATTTGCCATCGAGACGCCCTGCCTGCAACACGATTACTATCAGTGCTGGCAAGGGCTGAAGAAGTATTTCGCGCAATGA
- the hppD gene encoding 4-hydroxyphenylpyruvate dioxygenase yields MSENPLKLRRIHHVEFWSGNAKQSSYYYRHAFGFSQVAYAGLETGQRDATSYVLTQGTVRFVITTPQHADHPAAEHIKRHGDGVRDVAFEVDDADLAFELALARGAQPAIEPHTVSDQHGSIRRAAIQTFGDTIHSLISYRDYDGPFLPGYVEANAPGRPVGILRIDHIVGNVEKGRMNEWAEWYHRVLGFHRYITFDDKDISTEYSALMSVVMSDDSHSIMFPINEPAEGRRKSQIQEYLECYQGPGVQHIALRTENILETVRSLRENGVEFLTVPDAYYEALPARVGPIEEPLDAVRELGLLVDRDDEGYLLQIFTQPVEDRPTLFYEIIQRKGCRGFGKGNFKALFESIEREQARRGNL; encoded by the coding sequence ATGAGCGAAAATCCTTTGAAGCTGCGACGGATTCATCATGTTGAATTCTGGTCGGGCAACGCCAAGCAGTCCTCATACTACTATCGTCATGCTTTCGGATTCTCACAGGTGGCTTATGCCGGCCTGGAGACTGGACAACGCGACGCAACATCCTATGTGCTCACGCAAGGAACTGTGCGCTTCGTGATCACGACCCCACAGCACGCGGACCATCCGGCAGCCGAACACATCAAGCGACACGGCGACGGCGTGCGGGATGTCGCATTTGAAGTGGACGATGCTGACCTGGCCTTTGAGCTGGCGCTCGCCCGCGGCGCTCAGCCGGCCATCGAACCGCATACGGTGAGCGATCAACATGGCTCCATTCGACGCGCCGCGATTCAAACCTTTGGTGATACGATCCATTCGTTGATTTCCTATCGCGATTATGATGGGCCATTCCTGCCCGGCTACGTTGAAGCCAACGCGCCGGGCCGACCGGTGGGCATTCTGCGCATTGATCATATTGTGGGCAATGTGGAGAAGGGCCGGATGAACGAATGGGCTGAGTGGTATCATCGCGTGCTTGGCTTCCATCGCTATATTACGTTTGACGACAAGGACATCTCAACCGAGTATAGCGCGCTGATGAGCGTGGTCATGTCTGATGACTCGCACTCAATCATGTTTCCGATTAACGAGCCGGCTGAAGGCCGACGCAAGAGCCAGATTCAAGAATATCTGGAATGCTATCAAGGCCCCGGCGTGCAACACATCGCGCTGCGCACGGAGAACATTCTTGAGACAGTCCGCTCGCTTCGTGAGAACGGCGTCGAATTTCTGACCGTGCCGGATGCCTACTATGAGGCGTTGCCGGCGCGCGTCGGCCCGATTGAAGAGCCGCTCGACGCAGTGCGCGAGTTAGGCCTCTTGGTGGACCGCGATGATGAGGGATACCTGCTGCAAATTTTCACGCAGCCGGTCGAAGATCGCCCCACGTTGTTTTACGAGATCATTCAACGCAAGGGGTGTCGCGGCTTTGGCAAGGGCAACTTCAAAGCGTTATTTGAATCTATTGAGCGCGAACAAGCGCGTCGAGGAAATCTCTAG
- the fahA gene encoding fumarylacetoacetase → MIYSINETHDVNLKSWVESANDPTSDFPIQNLPLGVFIRRHRGSRRTIPHIGVAIGDCILDLYQCARHELFSSLDAELVSACRRRQLNRLMALGHEHWSALRRRISQLLRADCPELRDNKELIKQVLIPMRAARMLLPARIGDYTDFYASIYHATNVGSMFRPESPLFPNYKYVPVGYHGRASSLLVSDAPIRRPQGQTVSDDADTPVFAPSRALDYEVELGFFVGPGNKLGQPIHIADAEKHIFGVCLLNDWSARDIQKWEYQPLGPFLSKSFATTISPWIVTMEALAPYRVPALRRADGDPPPLPYLHAPDDQQHGGIDVTVEVELSTSLMREQRIPPARVSRGTFRDMYWTVAQLLTHHASNGCNLRAGDLLASGTISGPTKDSRGCLLELTWRGTEPIQLPTGETRRFLEDGDEVIIRGYCARDGFARIGLGECRGAILPAGG, encoded by the coding sequence ATGATCTATTCGATCAACGAGACGCACGATGTGAATCTCAAAAGTTGGGTGGAATCGGCCAACGATCCCACGAGTGACTTTCCCATTCAAAATCTGCCGCTGGGCGTGTTCATACGGCGACATCGGGGCAGTCGGCGTACCATACCGCATATCGGCGTGGCTATTGGCGATTGCATTCTTGATCTCTACCAATGCGCCCGGCATGAGCTGTTTAGTTCGTTAGACGCCGAGCTGGTCAGCGCTTGTCGCCGGCGCCAGCTCAATCGCTTGATGGCGCTTGGTCATGAGCACTGGTCGGCGCTGCGTCGGCGAATCAGTCAATTACTGCGAGCCGATTGCCCTGAGCTTCGAGATAACAAGGAGCTGATCAAGCAAGTTCTTATCCCCATGCGCGCGGCACGAATGCTGCTGCCGGCGCGCATCGGCGACTATACGGATTTCTACGCCTCAATCTACCATGCCACGAACGTCGGCAGCATGTTCCGTCCTGAAAGCCCGCTGTTTCCCAATTACAAATATGTGCCTGTCGGCTATCACGGTCGCGCCTCGTCGCTGCTGGTTAGTGACGCGCCGATTCGTCGCCCGCAGGGGCAAACCGTCAGCGATGATGCTGACACGCCGGTATTCGCTCCATCGCGGGCGCTCGATTACGAAGTCGAGTTAGGATTTTTCGTCGGGCCGGGCAACAAATTAGGCCAGCCGATTCATATTGCCGACGCTGAGAAACACATTTTCGGCGTCTGCTTGCTCAATGATTGGTCGGCACGCGATATACAGAAGTGGGAGTATCAGCCGCTCGGTCCATTTCTCAGCAAGAGTTTTGCCACCACGATCTCGCCCTGGATTGTGACAATGGAGGCGCTGGCGCCGTATCGCGTGCCGGCGCTGCGCCGAGCCGATGGCGACCCGCCGCCGCTGCCCTACCTGCATGCGCCTGACGATCAACAACACGGCGGCATTGATGTGACCGTGGAAGTGGAGTTGAGTACGTCGCTCATGCGCGAGCAGCGCATCCCGCCAGCGCGAGTGAGTCGTGGCACATTTCGGGATATGTACTGGACGGTCGCGCAACTGCTGACGCATCATGCGAGCAACGGCTGCAATCTGCGCGCGGGCGATTTGCTGGCCAGCGGAACGATTTCAGGGCCGACGAAAGACTCGCGCGGATGTTTGCTCGAATTGACGTGGCGCGGCACGGAGCCAATCCAGTTGCCGACCGGCGAGACACGACGCTTTCTGGAAGACGGCGATGAAGTCATCATACGTGGTTACTGCGCTCGCGACGGATTTGCTCGTATTGGTTTGGGCGAGTGCCGCGGCGCAATCCTGCCCGCAGGTGGGTGA